Proteins encoded within one genomic window of Gadus chalcogrammus isolate NIFS_2021 chromosome 6, NIFS_Gcha_1.0, whole genome shotgun sequence:
- the gda gene encoding guanine deaminase produces MAASEACSSSAATNFKVFRGTFVHSTQEEALVILEDALLGVDSTGKISFVEKGPELEKVSAKFGFNPSAVTQLSPQEFFMPGLVDTHIHAAQYSFAGTALDLPLLDWLQTYTFPVESRYSDLEFARQVYTHVVKRTLRNGTTTACYFATIHTDASLLLGEIANDFGQRALVGKVCMDRNGLHEHYKEETQESLDETSRFISELIKRKYPLVKPVVTPRFSVSCTSELMLKLAEVARNNNLHIQSHISENKDEVKLVQQLFPESESYTDVYHKHNLLTSKTIMAHGCYLSDEELKIFHQTGSSLAHCPNSNLSLCSGLLDVRKVLSHKVKLGLGTDVAGGYSPSMLDAVRRTRDTSKALKIQDPVHQTLTWEETFRLATLGGSQALSMDDQTGNFVVGKDFDALRVNVAAPNGPIDLVQDDGPKVLLEKFLNLGDDRNILEVYVAGRKVVPL; encoded by the exons ATGGCAGCTTCTGAAGCGTgttcctcctccgccgccaccAACTTCAAGGTGTTCAGGGGAACCTTCGTCCACTCGACCCAGGAGGAAGCCCTGGTCATACTGGAAGATGCGCTGCTGGGGGTGGATTCCACCGGGAAG ATTTCCTTTGTTGAAAAAGGCCCGGAGCTGGAAAAAGTGTCTGCAAAGTTTGGATTCAACCCAAGTGCTGTTACTCAACTATCACCTCA GGAGTTCTTCATGCCCGGCCTGGTGGACACCCACATCCATGCAGCCCAGTACAGCTTTGCAGGCACTGCTCTGGACCTGCCCCTGCTCGACTGGCTCCAGACCTACACCTTCCCCGTGGAGTCCAGGTACTCGGATCTGGAGTTCGCCCGCCAGGTCTACACGCACGTGGTG AAACGGACCTTGAGAAATGGTACTACAACCGCCTGCTACTTCGCcaccatacacacagacgcCTCCCTCCTGCTAGGAGAGATTGCGA ATGACTTTGGGCAGCGTGCCCTGGTGGGTAAAGTGTGCATGGACCGAAACGGGCTTCATGAACATTACAAAGAAGAAACACAGGAGTCCCTGGACGAAACCTCACG CTTCATCAGCGAGCTGATAAAGAGGAAG TACCCCTTGGTGAAGCCGGTGGTCACTCCCCGCTTCTCGGTGTCGTGCACCTCGGAGCTGATGCTCAAGCTCGCCGAGGTGGCCAGGAACAACAACCTTCACATTCAG AGCCATATCAGTGAAAACAAGGATGAGGTGAAGCTGGTGCAGCAACTGTTCCCTGAGTCCGAGTCCTACACGGACGTCTACCACAAGCACAACCTGCTCACCAGCAAG ACCATAATGGCTCACGGCTGCTACCTGAGTGATGAAGAGCTGAAGATCTTTCACCAGACGGGAAGCTCTCTGGCTCACTGCCCCAACTCCAACCTCTC GTTATGCAGTGGGCTGTTGGACGTCCGTAAAGTTCTCAGCCATAAAGTTAAACTGGGCCTTGGAACAG ATGTTGCGGGGGGGTACTCCCCCTCCATGCTGGACGCGGTGAGGCGAACCCGGGACACGTCCAAGGCCCTGAAAATCCAGGACCCCGTCCACCAGACTCTGACCTGGGAGGAGACCTTCAGACTGGCCACGCTGGGGGGAAGCCAAG CTCTGTCCATGGACGACCAGACCGGTAACTTTGTGGTGGGAAAAGACTTTGATGCCCTGAGGGTGAATGTGGCTGCGCCTAATGGCCCTATCGACCTGGTTCAAGATGACGGaccaaag GTTCTGCTAGAGAAGTTCCTGAATTTGG GTGATGACCGTAACATCCTAGAAGTGTATGTGGCTGGAAGGAAGGTGGTGCCCCTCTAG
- the si:ch211-214j8.12 gene encoding uncharacterized protein si:ch211-214j8.12 isoform X2, whose amino-acid sequence MSRLDLSGAQQASPLAQGDMLRSMPSLRSLSLAGTPCDRGVIRTIARHCRALRHLDVSHCHLLSPADLLPLGGGASLDGAARCTDSLAGRDASTRHRGDSPSSAVTRCRHSSPSSSSCSSCCSSSSSFCALPLRSLLATDIGLGEEEGEPAATTAYLLLSLPLLESVALEGLDWALGAIHRREFDPAEGLTRREGVPRLEEVWRQRQKKHWTDRKNESEEAGAEGSREEESWEVHGTQSPDGDEGEASGGDEEPDLLAEEEVGAGGIGEQDMLRGAMVVGPGDDSLTLRLREIQAMSPASLEVAFRLCPHIQSLAVTVDSAEGTGGRRDHGWTWATRLGNWSGELRSLTLRHTGPLGDLLTPLREMGSTLVSLTLEGVRTSPHCPLLEVLQACPRLKALVVSAQPPTSPPYEDEEEEEEELGGARDLLSLPHLCSLTLSFDFEQPTKPAMSWRALQRVLLSLLWGSPLLERLSLTALPCHLNTVLRHIISSQTWSLHCHQHLQPGVVAASTPPSTPLGRVTHLGLARSDVTMATVMRLVEGCRTMKSVDLSCCWEVSRQDVLNSLLKCPRVTFDWL is encoded by the exons ATGTCGCGTCTGGACCTGTCTGGGGCTCAGCAGGCCTCCCCCCTGGCTCAGGGAGACATGCTCCGCTCCATGCCCAGCCTgcgctccctctccctggccGGGACCCCCTGTGACCGGGGGGTCATCCGGACCATCGCCCGGCACTGCCGGGCACTGCGCCACCTCGATGTATCCCACTGTCACCTCCTTTCTCCCGCTGATCTTCTGCCTCTGGGAGGCGGGGCTTCCCTCGACGGTGCGGCGCGTTGTACCGATTCATTGGCTGGTCGCGACGCGTCCACGCGTCACCGCGGCGATTCCCCGTCCTCCGCCGTCACCCGTTGTCGccactcctctccatcctcctcctcgtgcTCCTcgtgctgctcctcctcctcctccttctgtgcGCTGCCTCTGAGATCCCTGCTGGCGACGGATATCGGcttaggggaggaggagggggagccggCGGCGACGACTGCCTACCTCCTGCTCAGCCTGCCTCTCCTGGAGAGCGTGGCCCTGGAGGGGCTGGACTGGGCCCTCGGGGCCATTCACCGCCGGGAGTTTGACCCCGCTGAGGGGCTCACACGCAGGGAGGGGGTGCCACGGCTCGAGGAGGTGTGGAGGCAGAGGCAGAAGAAGCACTGGACAGACCGGAAAAATGAGAGCGAGGAGGCCGGAGCAGAGGGGAGCCGAGAAGAAGAGAGCTGGGAGGTGCACGGGACCCAGAGCCCGGACGGAGATGAAGGTGAGGCTTCTGGCGGAGACGAGGAGCCGGATCTCCTTGCGGAAGAAGAGGTGGGCGCGGGGGGCATCGGGGAGCAGGACATGCTAAGGGGTGCGATGGTAGTGGGGCCGGGCGATGACAGTCTGACCCTGCGTCTTAGGGAGATCCAAGCGATGTCGCCAGCCTCCCTGGAGGTTGCATTTCGGCTGTGTCCACACATCCAGTCCTTAGCTGTGACCGTTGACTCGGCGGAGGGTACCGGAGGTAGGAGGGACCATGGGTGGACGTGGGCCACCAGGCTGGGGAACTGGTCGGGTGAGCTGCGTAGCTTGACCCTTCGTCACACGGGGCCCCTGGGTGATCTCCTTACCCCCCTACGAGAAATGGGCTCCACTCTGGTTTCTCTCACCCTGGAAGGGGTCAGAACCAGCCCGCACTGCCCTCTACTGGAGGTCTTGCAGGCCTGCCCCAGACTGAAGGCGCTGGTGGTGTCCGCCCAGCCCCCTACCAGCCCACCGtacgaggacgaagaggaggaggaggaggagttggggggTGCCCGCGATCTGCTGAGTCTGCCTCACCTCTGCTCCCTCACGCTTAG TTTTGACTTCGAGCAACCGACAAAGCCTGCAATGTCCTGGAGGGCCCTGCAGAGGGTGCTGTTGAGCCTTCTGTGGGGCTCTCCCCTGCTGGAGAGGCTATCTCTCACCGCGCTGCCATGTCACCTGAACACCGTGCTCCGTCACATCATCTCCAGCCAGACCTGGAGCCTGCActgccaccagcacctccagccTGGGGTGGTCGCCGCGTCCACACCGCCCTCCACGCCACTCGGACGCGTCACACATCTTGGCCTGGCCCGGAGCGACGTAACCATGGCGACGGTGATGCGCCTGGTGGAGGGATGCAGAACCATGAAGTCGGTGGACCTCTCTTGCTGTTGGGAGGTCAGCCGCCAGGATGTGTTGAATAGCTTGTTGAAGTGCCCCCGTGTCACGTTTGACTGGCTGTAA
- the si:ch211-214j8.12 gene encoding uncharacterized protein si:ch211-214j8.12 isoform X1 produces the protein MLEEEDFRASATSPSAQRLQKKKRRSRSVKKTKRRQELDEDGFVHPLSRLCLLSLADNMKAVWVKDYEENYLDRYHFTYIMGPFDSLPGGLVEELTALLCSRKQLSRAALHLLVVPQLRGLSLAACPGLVTPRVCSIIAARCQHMSRLDLSGAQQASPLAQGDMLRSMPSLRSLSLAGTPCDRGVIRTIARHCRALRHLDVSHCHLLSPADLLPLGGGASLDGAARCTDSLAGRDASTRHRGDSPSSAVTRCRHSSPSSSSCSSCCSSSSSFCALPLRSLLATDIGLGEEEGEPAATTAYLLLSLPLLESVALEGLDWALGAIHRREFDPAEGLTRREGVPRLEEVWRQRQKKHWTDRKNESEEAGAEGSREEESWEVHGTQSPDGDEGEASGGDEEPDLLAEEEVGAGGIGEQDMLRGAMVVGPGDDSLTLRLREIQAMSPASLEVAFRLCPHIQSLAVTVDSAEGTGGRRDHGWTWATRLGNWSGELRSLTLRHTGPLGDLLTPLREMGSTLVSLTLEGVRTSPHCPLLEVLQACPRLKALVVSAQPPTSPPYEDEEEEEEELGGARDLLSLPHLCSLTLSFDFEQPTKPAMSWRALQRVLLSLLWGSPLLERLSLTALPCHLNTVLRHIISSQTWSLHCHQHLQPGVVAASTPPSTPLGRVTHLGLARSDVTMATVMRLVEGCRTMKSVDLSCCWEVSRQDVLNSLLKCPRVTFDWL, from the exons ATGCTAGAAGAGGAAGATTTCCGGGCCTCCGCTACATCACCCTCAGCTCAGCGcctccagaagaagaagaggaggtccAGGAGTGTgaagaagacgaagaggagGCAGGAGCTGGATGAAGACGGCTTCGTTCACCCTCTGAGCCGGCTGTGTCTCCTCAGCCTGGCCGACAACATGAAGGCTGTGTGGGTGAAGGACTACGAAGAGAACTATCTGGACCGCTACCACTTCACGTACATCATGGGCCCCTTCGATAGCCTGC cgggggggctggtggaggagctgaccgCCCTGCTGTGCTCCAGGAAGCAGCTGTCCCGCGCGGCGCTGCACCTCCTGGTGGTGCCCCAGCTGCGAGGCCTGTCCCTGGCCGCGTGTCCGGGCCTGGTCACCCCCCGCGTCTGCTCCATCATCGCGGCGCGCTGCCAG CACATGTCGCGTCTGGACCTGTCTGGGGCTCAGCAGGCCTCCCCCCTGGCTCAGGGAGACATGCTCCGCTCCATGCCCAGCCTgcgctccctctccctggccGGGACCCCCTGTGACCGGGGGGTCATCCGGACCATCGCCCGGCACTGCCGGGCACTGCGCCACCTCGATGTATCCCACTGTCACCTCCTTTCTCCCGCTGATCTTCTGCCTCTGGGAGGCGGGGCTTCCCTCGACGGTGCGGCGCGTTGTACCGATTCATTGGCTGGTCGCGACGCGTCCACGCGTCACCGCGGCGATTCCCCGTCCTCCGCCGTCACCCGTTGTCGccactcctctccatcctcctcctcgtgcTCCTcgtgctgctcctcctcctcctccttctgtgcGCTGCCTCTGAGATCCCTGCTGGCGACGGATATCGGcttaggggaggaggagggggagccggCGGCGACGACTGCCTACCTCCTGCTCAGCCTGCCTCTCCTGGAGAGCGTGGCCCTGGAGGGGCTGGACTGGGCCCTCGGGGCCATTCACCGCCGGGAGTTTGACCCCGCTGAGGGGCTCACACGCAGGGAGGGGGTGCCACGGCTCGAGGAGGTGTGGAGGCAGAGGCAGAAGAAGCACTGGACAGACCGGAAAAATGAGAGCGAGGAGGCCGGAGCAGAGGGGAGCCGAGAAGAAGAGAGCTGGGAGGTGCACGGGACCCAGAGCCCGGACGGAGATGAAGGTGAGGCTTCTGGCGGAGACGAGGAGCCGGATCTCCTTGCGGAAGAAGAGGTGGGCGCGGGGGGCATCGGGGAGCAGGACATGCTAAGGGGTGCGATGGTAGTGGGGCCGGGCGATGACAGTCTGACCCTGCGTCTTAGGGAGATCCAAGCGATGTCGCCAGCCTCCCTGGAGGTTGCATTTCGGCTGTGTCCACACATCCAGTCCTTAGCTGTGACCGTTGACTCGGCGGAGGGTACCGGAGGTAGGAGGGACCATGGGTGGACGTGGGCCACCAGGCTGGGGAACTGGTCGGGTGAGCTGCGTAGCTTGACCCTTCGTCACACGGGGCCCCTGGGTGATCTCCTTACCCCCCTACGAGAAATGGGCTCCACTCTGGTTTCTCTCACCCTGGAAGGGGTCAGAACCAGCCCGCACTGCCCTCTACTGGAGGTCTTGCAGGCCTGCCCCAGACTGAAGGCGCTGGTGGTGTCCGCCCAGCCCCCTACCAGCCCACCGtacgaggacgaagaggaggaggaggaggagttggggggTGCCCGCGATCTGCTGAGTCTGCCTCACCTCTGCTCCCTCACGCTTAG TTTTGACTTCGAGCAACCGACAAAGCCTGCAATGTCCTGGAGGGCCCTGCAGAGGGTGCTGTTGAGCCTTCTGTGGGGCTCTCCCCTGCTGGAGAGGCTATCTCTCACCGCGCTGCCATGTCACCTGAACACCGTGCTCCGTCACATCATCTCCAGCCAGACCTGGAGCCTGCActgccaccagcacctccagccTGGGGTGGTCGCCGCGTCCACACCGCCCTCCACGCCACTCGGACGCGTCACACATCTTGGCCTGGCCCGGAGCGACGTAACCATGGCGACGGTGATGCGCCTGGTGGAGGGATGCAGAACCATGAAGTCGGTGGACCTCTCTTGCTGTTGGGAGGTCAGCCGCCAGGATGTGTTGAATAGCTTGTTGAAGTGCCCCCGTGTCACGTTTGACTGGCTGTAA
- the zfand5a gene encoding AN1-type zinc finger protein 5a — protein MAQETNQSQVPMLCATGCGFYGNPRTNGMCSVCYKDHLTRGQNSDRMSPLTPMGSLGSPSSEAAAIKRLEASLAKVDASPVSSPNMSRSLHGSLPVTQQMTEMSISREDKPEALDPVVSQPTASGSGGGSSSSSSEEGKGDPPKPKKNRCFMCRKKVGLTGFDCRCGNLFCGIHRYSDKHSCPYDYKAEAAAKIRKENPVVVADKIQRI, from the exons ATGGCCCAGGAGACGAACCAGAGCCAGGTGCCCATGCTTTGTGCCACTGGCTGTGGTTTCTATGGCAACCCCAGAACCAATGGCATGTGCTCCGTGTGCTACAAAGATCACCTGACACGAGGGCAGAACAGTGACCGCATGAGCCCGCTCACACCTATGG GCTCTCTTGGCAGCCCCAGCTCAGAGGCCGCAGCTATCAAGAGACTAGAAGCTAGCCTCGCCAAGGTGGACGCATCCCCCGTGTCCTCCCCCAACATGTCTAG AAGTCTCCACGGGTCGCTACCTGTGACCCAACAAATGACAGAGATGAGCATTTCTAGAGAGGACAAGCCTGAAGCCTTGGACCCCG TCGTCAGCCAGCCGACCGCTTCTGGCTCAGGTGGCggttcctcttcatcctccagcGAGGAGGGCAAGGGAGACCCCCCCAAACCCAAGAAGAATAGATGTTTTATGTGCCGCAAGAAAGTTGGTCTCACAG GATTCGACTGTCGCTGTGGCAACCTGTTTTGCGGGATCCACCGGTACTCGGACAAGCACAGCTGTCCTTACGACTACAAGGCGGAGGCCGCGGCCAAGATCCGCAAGGAGAACCCGGTTGTGGTGGCGGACAAGATCCAGAGAATATAG
- the abhd17b gene encoding alpha/beta hydrolase domain-containing protein 17B, with protein sequence MNHLSLSELCCLFCCPPCPSKIASKLAFLPPEPTYSLLCDESGSRWSLQLSERADWQYSSREKDAIECFMTRTSRGNRIACMFVRCSPNARYTLLFSHGNAVDLGQMSSFYIGLGSRINCNVFSYDYSGYGASSGKPSEKNLYADVDAAWHALRTRYGIRPESVIVYGQSIGTVPSVDLAARYESAAVVLHSPLTSGMRVAFPDTKKTYCFDAFPNIDKISKVTSPVLVIHGTEDEVIDFSHGLALYERCQRPVEPLWVEGAGHNDVELYGQYLERLKQFVAHELVNL encoded by the exons ATGAACCACCTATCGCTGAGCGAACTCTGCTGCCTGTTCTGCTGTCCGCCGTGCCCCAGCAAGATCGCCTCCAAGCTGGCCTTCCTGCCCCCGGAGCCCACCTACAGCCTGTTGTGTGACGAGAGCGGCAGCCGCTGGAGCCTGCAGCTGTCGGAGCGCGCCGACTGGCAGTACTCGTCGCGCGAGAAGGACGCCATCGAGTGCTTCATGACGCGCACCTCCCGCGGCAACCGCATCGCCTGCATGTTCGTGCGCTGCTCGCCCAACGCGCGCTACACGCTGCTCTTCTCCCACGGCAACGCGGTGGACCTGGGCCAGATGAGCAGCTTCTACATCGGCCTGGGCTCGCGGATCAACTGCAACGTCTTCTCCTACGACTATTCGGGCTACGGCGCCAGCTCGGGGAAGCCCTCGGAGAAGAACCTGTACGCCGACGTGGACGCCGCGTGGCACGCCCTCAGGACACG gtacGGGATCCGGCCGGAGAGCGTGATCGTGTACGGCCAGAGCATCGGCACGGTGCCGTCCGTGGACCTCGCCGCGCGCTACGAGAGCGCCGCCGTGGTGCTCCACTCGCCCCTGACCTCCGGCATGAGGGTGGCCTTCCCCGACACCAAGAAGACCTACTGCTTCGACGCCTTCCCCAA CATCGACAAGATCTCCAAGGTGACGTCGCCGGTGCTGGTGATCCACGGCACGGAGGACGAGGTCATCGACTTCTCCCATGGCCTTGCGCTGTACGAGCGTTGCCAGCGGCCCGTGGAACCGctgtgggtggagggggcgggccaCAACGACGTGGAGCTCTACGGCCAGTACCTGGAGCGTCTCAAACAGTTTGTGGCCCATGAGCTGGTCAACctctag
- the c6h9orf85 gene encoding uncharacterized protein C9orf85 homolog — MSSQKGNSSRSRPQKHKNSVAFRNDKYGATIQVKIANSKIHNGLCQRCKDVLEWKVKYNKYKSLTQAKKCVKCFQKNVKDAYHIMCKPCSIQLELCAKCGNKEEIVIPINPEVEEEGEQGEEGDKKKRLRKRKDLEDDDDDLSDFGSEDDDDDDGDDEDSDSRPRKTLNKLPVLPDISGATIKD; from the exons ATGAGCAGCCAAAAAGGCAACTCTTCTCGTTCGCGGCCACAGAAGCATAAAAACAGTGTGGCCTTCAGAAACGACAAATACGGAGCCACCATACAAGTGAAG ATAGCAAACTCGAAAATCCATAATGGGCTCTGTCAAAGATGCAAAGATGTGTTGGAATGGAAAGTGAAGTACAACAAATATAAATCGTTGACACAGGCAAAGAAATG TGTGAAGTGTTTCCAGAAGAACGTGAAAGATGCATACCACATCATGTGTAAACCCTGCTCGATCCAGCTAGAGCTCTGTGCCAAGTGTGGGAACAAGGAGGAGATAGTTATTCC AATAAATcctgaagtggaggaggagggtgagcaAGGAGAAGAGGGTGATAAGAAGAAGAGACTGAGAAAGAGGAAGGATttggaggatgatgatgatgatctaaGTGACTTTGGGAGTgaggacgacgatgatgatgatggtgatgatgaagacagTGACTCCAGACCAAGGAAGACGCTCAACAAACTGCCTGTGCTCCCTGATATCTCTGGGGCCACCATAAAAGACTGA